From Vanrija pseudolonga chromosome 1, complete sequence, a single genomic window includes:
- the aldA_2 gene encoding Aldehyde dehydrogenase, which translates to MPTHQEIDIPGQGKVKIPTGLFINNEWVDPVKGETFDTVNPATGEKLISVAHASKEDVDLAVKAARKAFKTTWGGNVAGTERAAVLFKLADLIERDAEKIGALESLNSGKGVRIAREADVADTVACFRYYAGLADKVFGQTIDTFGSEKFVYTLHQPIGVCGQIIPWNYPLLMWAWKVAPAVAAGCTIVMKPSELTPLTALLLCDYAKEAGFPPGVLNTVPGLGATTGDAISRHLDIDKVAFTGSVITGRRISIAAAESNLKKVTLELGGKSPMLIFDSADVEEAADWTAMGIWFNSGQDCCASSRVYVQEAVYDKFLAALKKRAEACAIGQPSDEKTSFGPLISAGQRDKVISYIESGKEQGARVVTGGQKWPQSNGGFWVEPTILADVKHGMKVVDEEIFGPVIVAASFKTEEEALELANNTTYGLAAAVFTNDARQMTRVSRALDAGTVWCNQYALLHAGVPFGGFKQSGIGRELGTYGIEAYTQVKAVQQNLSQKMEWPI; encoded by the exons ATGCCTACTCACCAGGAGATCGACATCCCCGGACAGGGCAAGGTCAAGATCCCCACCGGCCTTTTCAT CAACAACGAGTGGGTCGACCCAGTCAAGGGCGAGACCTTCGATACTGTCAACCCCGCGACCGGCGAGAAGCTCATCAGCGTCGCCCACGCCTCcaaggaggacgtcgacctcgccgtcaaggccgccCGCAAGGCCTTCAAGACCACCTGGGGCGGAAACGTCGCCGGCACTGAGCGCGCTGCTG TCCTcttcaagctcgccgacctcatcgagCGCGATGCCGAGAAGATTGGTgccctcgagtcgctcaacTCGGGCAAGGGTGTGCGCATTGCTCG cgaggccgacgtcgccgacacTGTCGCCTGCTTCCGCTACTACGCTGGTCTCGCCGACAAGGTCTTCGGCCAGACCATTGACACCTTCGGCTCGGAGAAGTTTGTCTACACCCTCCACCAGCCCATCGGCGTGTGTGGTCAGAT CATCCCCTGGAACTACCCCCTCCTCATGTGGGCCTGGAAGGTCGCCcctgccgtcgctgctggctgcaCGATCGTCATGAAGCCCTCCGAGCTCACCCCCCTCACCGCTCTCCTTCTCTGTGACtacgccaaggaggccggcTTCCCTCCCGGTGTGCTCAACACTGTCCCCGGtctcggcgccaccaccggcgaCGCCATCTCGCGTCACCTCGACATTGACAAGGTCGCCTTCACTGGCTCGGTCATTACCGGCCGCCGCATCTCgatcgctgccgccgagtccAACCTCAAGAAGGTCACCCTCGAGCTTGGTGGCAAGTCGCCCATGCTCATCTTTGACtctgccgacgtcgaggaggccgccgactgGACCGCCATGGGCATCTGGTTCAACTCGGGCCAGGActgctgcgcctcgtcgcgtgTCTACGTCCAGGAGGCCGTCTACGACAAgttcctcgccgcgctcaagaagcgcgccgaggcctgCGCCATCGGCCAGCCCTCGGACGAGAAGACGTCCTTCGGCCCCCTCATCAGCGCCGGCCAGCGCGACAAGGTCATCTCGTACATTGAGAGCGGCAAGGAGcagggcgcgcgcgtcgtgacTGGCGGCCAGAAGTGGCCCCAGTCGAACGGCGGTTTCTGGGTCGAGCccaccatcctcgccgacgtcaagCACGGCATGAaggttgtcgacgaggagatctTCGGCCCCGTCATTGTCGCTGCCTCGTTcaagaccgaggaggaggctctcgagctcgccaacaACACGACGTACGgtctcgccgctgccgtcttCACCAACGACGCCCGCCAGATGACCCGCGTCtcgcgcgccctcgacgccggcacaGTCTGGTGCAACCAGTACGCGCTCCTGCACGCCGGTGTGCCCTTCGGTGGCTTCAAGCAGTCGGGTATCGGCCGTGAGCTCGGCACGTACGGTATCGAGGCCTACACGCAGGTCAAGGCCGTCCAGCAGAACCTCTCGCAGAAGATGGAGTGGCCCATCTaa